One part of the Corynebacterium aurimucosum ATCC 700975 genome encodes these proteins:
- a CDS encoding choice-of-anchor M domain-containing protein, translating to MSNRTLRIFTMPLAAALSAAALAFAPSAAWAGDLAQVVSSDEEVAAPGTAAAIDHGHVDLGLLLNEGQAEFLARDDSAETPVWRQPDDVVFQVGDNALLTLPEDKAFSFVGAEPGSQVWVVPQTEQADVPWLGWNTQAPSLEENVERGVTMEFLGHQGPGEFSLFLQNGGFEEPQLLWSTATGDSEGFWVDLGTHTHANWVFTEPGIHQVRVRMSGEGAGDSAGTEVAAEATLTFAVGDDTDVAQAQATEWDPNADSSADSASASASVPVWIWALAGVGVLVLIGAIIAVVRAKGGQRD from the coding sequence ATGTCTAATCGCACCCTCCGAATTTTCACTATGCCGCTTGCGGCAGCACTGAGCGCCGCGGCGCTGGCCTTTGCACCCTCTGCCGCCTGGGCCGGGGATCTGGCACAGGTTGTCAGCTCTGACGAAGAAGTGGCGGCACCAGGCACTGCTGCCGCTATCGATCACGGTCACGTCGACCTGGGCCTGCTGCTTAATGAAGGGCAAGCAGAATTCCTCGCTCGTGATGATTCAGCTGAAACCCCCGTGTGGCGTCAACCCGACGATGTGGTATTCCAGGTGGGCGACAACGCCCTGTTAACCCTGCCTGAGGACAAGGCCTTCTCCTTCGTCGGTGCCGAGCCCGGTTCGCAAGTATGGGTCGTTCCACAAACGGAACAGGCTGATGTGCCGTGGCTAGGTTGGAATACCCAGGCTCCTTCCCTCGAGGAGAACGTTGAGAGAGGAGTAACTATGGAGTTCCTGGGACACCAAGGCCCGGGTGAATTCTCCCTCTTCCTGCAGAACGGCGGCTTCGAAGAACCCCAGTTGCTATGGTCCACCGCCACCGGGGACTCAGAAGGCTTCTGGGTCGACTTGGGCACGCATACCCACGCCAATTGGGTGTTCACCGAGCCCGGCATCCACCAGGTGCGGGTCCGCATGAGCGGTGAAGGTGCGGGTGACAGCGCCGGAACCGAGGTCGCCGCTGAGGCTACGTTGACCTTTGCTGTAGGCGATGACACGGATGTCGCACAAGCTCAGGCAACAGAATGGGATCCGAACGCTGATTCCTCTGCCGATTCAGCTTCTGCATCGGCATCCGTGCCGGTATGGATCTGGGCGCTGGCCGGCGTGGGCGTCCTAGTCCTTATCGGTGCCATCATCGCCGTCGTGCGTGCGAAAGGTGGCCAGCGTGACTAG
- a CDS encoding anchored repeat ABC transporter, substrate-binding protein encodes MPRKVRTRTQYTALLSAIFLGASMLSGCASSASGDDGKVKVVATTPILGDVAKHVAGEDATVTTLIPAGKDPHTFEPSLRSVRDIANADVLLSNGFLLEPQNLLKSLRESSDVPVTEVADQASTRGAKLVPLVENVALDAVWLGLRVRNAAPGTTSVDMRLLDVEGPGDVAAYVVSTFGTPEPLFNSADGIDQHNDSTTLPANAHTHVSWTFNKPGIYRLSFGATDSSPQEFTVAVGVSTPAGMRALDAGHVDITADMATGKLDLEDQGESFDPNTTVLSIPNSALQQIPPDPSYRFLGRPGDETYLLPQAVLGKHIHGEVDPHLWHNAANVISFTEVIAEQLAQTDPSHGAAYRARAQDYIAQLRDVDAEVRQLISAIPERNRHLVTPHHGYAYLEQGYGIDIAGFVSPNPAIEPSPRDVIALRRTLENLQLPAVFVEPTQQASADVIREAADSLGVAVCPIYGDTLDDAVPTYLGLMRFNAHSLNRCLGSTTKESHV; translated from the coding sequence GCAAGCTCCGCCAGCGGAGACGATGGGAAGGTGAAGGTGGTGGCGACGACGCCGATACTGGGGGACGTCGCCAAGCACGTAGCCGGTGAGGATGCCACAGTGACCACGCTGATTCCTGCGGGAAAGGATCCACATACCTTTGAGCCGAGCCTGCGCTCGGTACGCGATATCGCCAACGCCGACGTATTGCTGTCTAATGGTTTTCTCCTCGAGCCGCAGAACCTGCTGAAGTCCTTGCGGGAGTCCTCGGATGTGCCCGTCACCGAAGTGGCGGACCAAGCATCCACACGCGGCGCGAAGCTCGTCCCTTTGGTAGAAAACGTTGCCCTCGATGCAGTGTGGTTGGGATTGCGTGTGCGCAACGCAGCCCCAGGTACCACGAGCGTCGACATGCGCCTGCTCGATGTGGAAGGACCCGGCGATGTCGCGGCCTACGTGGTCTCAACGTTCGGTACGCCTGAGCCGCTCTTTAACAGCGCAGACGGGATTGACCAGCACAACGATTCCACGACGCTGCCGGCTAATGCCCACACGCACGTCTCCTGGACTTTCAACAAGCCCGGCATTTATCGGCTGAGCTTTGGTGCTACCGACAGCTCCCCGCAGGAATTCACGGTGGCGGTGGGCGTTAGCACCCCCGCGGGAATGCGCGCGCTCGATGCAGGTCACGTAGACATCACCGCGGATATGGCTACAGGAAAACTCGACTTGGAGGATCAGGGCGAGAGTTTTGATCCAAACACCACGGTGCTCAGTATCCCGAATTCCGCTCTGCAGCAGATACCGCCGGATCCCTCCTACCGTTTCTTGGGCCGGCCCGGTGATGAGACCTATCTCCTGCCCCAAGCTGTCTTGGGCAAGCACATTCACGGCGAAGTAGACCCACACCTGTGGCATAACGCCGCCAATGTCATCAGCTTTACTGAGGTCATCGCTGAGCAACTTGCGCAAACAGATCCCTCGCACGGCGCGGCCTACCGTGCCCGCGCACAGGACTACATCGCACAACTGCGGGACGTCGATGCAGAGGTTCGTCAGCTCATCTCTGCCATTCCTGAGCGCAACCGCCACCTCGTTACACCTCACCACGGCTACGCCTACCTGGAGCAAGGCTATGGCATTGATATCGCGGGCTTCGTTAGCCCCAACCCGGCCATCGAGCCCTCGCCGCGCGATGTCATCGCGCTGCGTCGCACCTTGGAGAACCTCCAGCTTCCCGCGGTGTTCGTGGAACCGACCCAACAAGCCAGCGCAGACGTCATTAGGGAAGCCGCCGATTCCCTCGGGGTGGCGGTCTGTCCCATTTACGGCGACACCCTCGATGACGCCGTACCGACGTATCTCGGTCTCATGCGTTTCAACGCACACTCACTCAACCGCTGCCTTGGCAGCACAACAAAGGAATCTCATGTCTAA